Genomic DNA from Thermobifida alba:
CCTGAGGCGTACCCCGCCGTGCGGCGCGGAACGGAATCTGGCGGTCATGAACGGTCGGCCTCCGCTGTCGGGTCCACGTCTGCCCCTCGGTCACCTGTCCTGCTGGAGGGTCGCCCACAGCCCGTACTCGTGCAGGGTGGCGACGTGGCGCTCCATCTCCTCACGAGTGCCGCTGGAGACGACCGCCTTGCCCTGGTAGTGCACGTCCTCCATGAGCTTGTGGGCCTTGGCCCTGGAGTACCCGAAGACCTTCTGGAAGACGTAGGTGACGTAGCTCATCAGGTTGACGGGGTCGTTCCAGACGATCGTGACCCACGGCACGTCCGGTCGGTTGTGCTCCTCGATGCGCGGTTCGTCGAGTTCGACCGGTAGGGCGGTCATGGTGCTCTTCCCTCCTCGCTGTCTCGTCTCGCTGTGGGCCGTGGCCGGTGGCGTGTTCCGCCGTCCCCTCCCGCGTTCCGGGAGGGGCCCGCCCCGTGTGTCGGCCCCTGAACCGATTTTCTTCCTGACAGACACAAACTAGGGTGGGATGCCATGACCGAACGCTGGAGCAGTGCGCTTCTCACCGACCACTACGAACTGACCATGGTGCAGGCTGCGCTGCACAGCGGTGCGGCACAGCGCAGAACCGTCTTCGAGATGTTCGCCCGGCGGCTGCCGGAGACACGCCGTTACGGTGTTGTCGCGGGAACCGGACGGTTCCTGGACGCCCTGGAGCGTTTCCGTTTCGACCCCGAGGTCCTGGACTTCCTGGCCCGGAACGGGATCGTGGACGAC
This window encodes:
- the clpS gene encoding ATP-dependent Clp protease adapter ClpS; protein product: MTALPVELDEPRIEEHNRPDVPWVTIVWNDPVNLMSYVTYVFQKVFGYSRAKAHKLMEDVHYQGKAVVSSGTREEMERHVATLHEYGLWATLQQDR